TGGCAACGCCCGGCGCCACGGCCGTTTCCTGTGAAGAGGTGACCCTTGCCTATGAGGGCGGGGCGAGTGGGCGGACGCGGGCGTTGCAGCGCTGGCAGCGCGGCCTGCAACCGTATAAACCGGGACGCGACGGCGTGCTGTTGAGCAACACTTGGGGCGATCGTTCGCGCGCGGACCGTATTTGCGAGATATTTATAATCACGGAAATCGACCGCGCGTCGGAACTGGGCGTGGAGGTGATACAACTGGACGACGGCTGGCAAAAGGGCCGCACCATCAACACCATTCAGGAGGGCGGAATCTGGAGCGGTTTCTGGGCGGCGGCGCCGGATTACTGGACGCCCGATCCGGAGCGGTTTCCACGCGGCTTGGAGCCGGTGATGGTGCACGCACGCAGGCGCGGGGTCGGCGTCGGCCTGTGGTATGCGCCCGACTCGTCCGACGATTTCGCCAACTGGGAAAAGGACGCGGCCATGCTGATCGACCTTTGGCAGCGGCACGGAGTCAGGCACTTCAAGCTGGACGGCGTGAAGCTGCTCTCGCCGTCATGCGAGCGGCGGTTCCGCGCGCTGCTGGACCGGCTGCGGGATGCGTCGGACGGCGACATCATCGCGGACCTCGACACCACCGCCGAGGCGCGGCTCGGTTTTTGGGGCCGGCCCGCCGGGGCCGCCATTTTTGTCGAAAATCGCTACACCGACTGGCGCAATTATTATCCCCACTCGACGCTCCGCGCCCTCTGGACGCTGGCCCAAACCATTCACCCGATGCGACTGCGGATGGAATTTCTGAACGCGGAGCGCAACGACGCGCTGTATGCCGGCGACCCGCTGCGCCCGGCCTTGTATCAGGCGGATTATTTGTTCGCCAGCGTGATGCTTGCCTCGCCGCTGGCGTGGTTCGAAAACACCGGCCTGTCTCCCTGTTTTATAACCACCCTGAAACCTCTCGTTGCACTTTGGAAACAGTGGCGCCCGGAGTTTTATGATAATGACGTGCTGCCCCTCGGCGCCCCTCCGGACGGGTATTCGTGGACCGGATTCGCGGTGATTAACGGCGGCGGATACGCGCTGCACCTGCTGATATTCCGCGAGGGCGCGACCAGCGACCGGCAGACCATTGACCTGCCCGCCGTCGCGGCGTCGCAATATAAATTGCTGGCCGGGCAGGGCGAGGCCCGGATCGAAAATGGACGACTCCACGTTCACTTGCCAAGCCCCCGGACGTTTTGCTGGCTCAGGGCAGATGCGCGACTCCCGGAAGAGTGACGGTCCGGCTTGGAGAAACACTCCCTCAGGCAGAGTCCCGGCAGGCCTGTCTGACGGCGAGAAGGTTTTCAGAGGGAGTTCCGTATGGAATAACCCCGGTCCCCATGATGAAGCCCGGGAAGCCTGTGCCGCGTGTCACTTCCGCGCGGGCATGCGCGTATATTTGTTCGGGCGACTCCGTTTGGAGCAGGCTCGGGGAAATATTCCTGCGCAGGGCACACCTGGCTTCGCGGCAAATGTCGAGCCACGCGGTGACATCGGCGGTGAAATCGCATAACAAGTTGTTTGCCCCGGTTTGCACCAGCGATCGGGCGATAGGCAGGGTGTCGCCGCCGATGACCAGCGGCACATCGCGCACGCCCTGCGCGGCCATCCATTGTATGAGCTTCTGGGTGACGGGCAGGACCAGCCGCTCATACATGGCGGGCGAAATCAGGGCGGGCGACGCCTGGGAGTCAAAAATCATCAGCCCGGCCCCGATATCAATATAAGCCTTGGCATATTCCTGCACCACGTGCCTTGCATAATCCAACACGCCATTCACCCATTCAGGGGATTCGAGACAGGCCATGAACAGCGCATCGGCGCCGACCAGCGAAACCGCCAGCGAAAACGGACCGGAGACCGCTCCGCGCAGCCAGAAATCAGCACCCAGGGCACGCCGCACATCACACGCGGCTTGTATATTAATCGGCATGCGCCCGTCCCGCAAGGGATGCGGCAACGGCGCCCCCGTCAGGTCATCCCCCTCCCTGAAAACATGATTGCCAATGCTTGGCACGGAAGTATCAGCTCCTTCATAATAGACGACGGAACAACCGACGGCCTCGGCCTCGATATTATACACATCAATGCCCACCGTCAGCGCATCCGGGGCGAGCGTTTCATATTCCGCAAGGAGCGCCCTGGCCATCAGCCTGCTGTCGCGCGCCACCGCTGACGGCGTGCATTGGACAAACCAAGCCTTGTGCTCGTAGATGGCCGGCAGAAAAAGCGGGGCGGCGCGCGACGGCTCACAACGCAAAACCGCCTCTATCTCGGATCGGTCCGCGGTCTTTGGCCTGGATTGTGCCGTGTCATCGCATTGGCTGTTTTTAGGCCGCATCATGGTTCATTTATTGGGAAAATAAAATCGGGGCGGGCATCATGTTGGCTGATTTTTTCCAAAGGGACATACTAAAAACTGGGAACGGGCGGCTGGCAGAGGAGGATTTCGGCGTGGGCGAGGGGATCGAGGCGCAGGGGACCGAGGGCGGCAGGAAGGACGATTTTTTCGTATGGGGAGAGCGTTGCCGAATATCCGGATGACAACGCGGTGGCGCGGCATGCGCCCGAGGTGACAATCGCCAGAGTGAAGCTGTCGGGGGCGAGGGTGACGGTGTCCGCCACGCGCAGTTTTTTCATCCTGAAGAACTCACTGTTTATCAAGTCGTCCTCGCGGGATTGCGCGGAGAGGGCGCGGCTCCGGGCGGGCGCGCATTTGAACGGATTTCCCGTGTCTGTCAGCGGACGCGGAGCCAGGTCGAAAATATCGAGGCAGAAATCCAGCCCGCGCTTCATGAAACGGGCGCTTTCCGGAAGAACATACCCCCCGCGTTCAAATTCAAAGCGGACGACCAGATCGCTGGGCTCCTGCATTTCCACCACGAACAGGCCGGAGCCAAGCGCGTGCGGCGTGCCGCCGGGAACGATGAATGTGTCGCCCGGACGCACACGCACGGGATCGAAACAGGCTTTCAGCGCGGGGATATCCTGTGCCTCGATCATGCGTCGCAATTCGCCGCGCGAGGGCGGGCGTTGGAAGCCCAGCCAAAGCACGCCCTCGTGCCCCGGGCGCACACCGAGGACATGATATGCCTCGGTTTTTCCCGATGGCGCGTCGAGAAAACGACGCGCAAATTCACGCGAGGGGTGGACTTGAAAATGCAGCCGGATGGCCGAGTCCAGAAACTTGACCAGAATATGCGGATTCGGTCCAAAGTGGTCGAGATGGGCTCGCCCCAAAAAATGCAGCGGATCAACGGCAATCAAGTCGCGCAGGAGGTGTTTTTTCCCGTCCAATTCGACGGCCGACAGCCCCTCGTCCGGAGAGGACGGGACGGGGTTGCTCGCGGCGGTGAGGGATGCGATCCAGTCCTCCGGGAAATGACCGTCGGCGGGGTTTTCATCCCCGGCGATTTCATCAAGCGTCCGCCCGCCCTGATAGGAACGCCAGACGCGATTGGGCGGAAGTTTGAAAAAACGTCCGCGACAGGTGGGCGGATTCAATTCTGGAAAAGTCAACATAGCCCGTTTCTTTATTCTTTCTCGTTCCTGACGAAGGAATGAAGAGGAATTGGAACGATGAATAATGCGGGATCAATATTTGATTTCGTAGGTAAAAACAAAATTCCGCTCCGCACCGGGGGCGTTTGCACCGTAGGTATAGATTTCATCAAACAGGTTGCGGACATTGAGCTGGATTTTGTGGCGCGTGCGGCCGGTTTTCCATGAGTAGCCGACGCCGGCCTCGAAGAGGCGATAGGTCGGGTTGTAGATGGTTTCGCGTCCGTCGGGCAGATAGATGACAAGGTCGTTCGCGGCGTCGGCGGCGTAGAGGACTTTGCCGGCGGGTTCGTTCGGGAAGGGAAGATCGCCATTGGGATAGGGATTGTTTACGAAAGGAAGCGTGTCGGTGACCTGCGTGCCACGGATACGGCGAGCGCTGCCGGAAACGCCGCGGGACCTGCCCTCGTAGCGAAACCCGGCGGTTATATAAAGACCCTTGAGCGGACCGGAACGGAAATTATATTTCACGCCGGTGGCGGCGCGGTGTTCGGGGGTGCGGAGCGTGGGGCCGCCGTTGAAGCCAGGGGTGCTGCCGGCGTTGTGAATCTCGGATTTGATATAGCCATACTGGCCGAATATCTGGAGTTGGTTGGGAATGATGGCCCAGTTGTAGTCAAACTCGACGCCCTTGGAGGTTTCGGAGCCGTTGATGACATCGTAGAGCACCTCGGCGTTGGAGGCTTCGTCGAAATAGCGGGCCTCGCGTTTTATGTTTTCGCGCTTGATGTCGAAATAGGCGAGGGTGAAGACAAGCTTTTCCCCAAAAAGACCGGCCTTGAAACCGATCTCCTTGCTGACTCCGTGTTCATTGGGAATGTCGAAGGTTTCGAGCCGCATCGTCCCGGTGTCCTCGTCGTATTTGGGGCGGCTGCCGGCAGTGAAATCCGGGGTAAAGGAACTGGCCATGTTCACGTAGGCGGTGAGGGAATTGACGATGCGGAAGTTGGCGCCAAACTGGTAGCTGACAGCATCATTGGCCCGTGCGCGGTCGGTGCCGCCGAGAAAATCGCGCGCGTGATTGTCAAGATAGTCGTAGCGGACGCCGCCGAAAAGCGTGGCGCGGTTTTCCCAGAGAGTGATGCGGTGGCTGAGGAACGCCCCGTAAATGTCGAGCGAGTTGTCCTCGTCGTAGGACTGGGCGTGATATAATTCGGGGTAGTCCTCGTAGCGGTAGAATTTGTTATAAGCATTGGAGCGGGGAATGCCGAGGGTGGTGTTATAATTGAGCACGGTGTCGGCTTCGCCGAGCATCCAGTGGCTGCCCACGCCGTTGAGTTCGAGGTAGGGCAGGGTCGCATTGCCGACGACGGCGGTGGGGAGCGCGGCGATGGCCTCGCGCGCGCCGGGATAAATGAGCGGGATGGCCCGCGTGGCGGCCGCGCCGGTGACAGTGTTGACGATGCGGACATTCTGGGTGTTGCCGTCATACCGCTTCTGCCACTCGGTCAGGCGCTGGAAATCGAGCGTAAAGAGCGTCACGTGGTTGAGCGCGCCGGTTTTCCAATTGGCGAGGAGGTCGGTCTGCCAGGCGGCGCTGCCCTGCCCGTTGGGCCAGTAAACGGCGGTGCCGGCGGCGATGGAGTCACTGGTCGGGTCATAGACATTGCGCCCTGAAAACTCGGAGCGGGTGCGCCCGCGCTCATACCAGTTGAAGCTGCTGCGGAGTGAAATGTTGCGGGTGAAACGGTGCTCGAAGGTGGCCGAGACGGTGTGGGTATAGCGACTCTGCTTGGAGTTGGGGCCGGCGGCGTTGAAGTTGAACAGGGCGGGGTTGTGGATCGCATTGGTGTCGCCGTAAATGAGCGCGGTGTTCGGCGTGTCCTGGTCGGGGAAAAGCCCGTCGCCGGGCTGGCGGCGCCAAAGATCGGGCTGGAGGGAGATGGCGTAGGGAATGTAGGCGGTGGCATCGTCGTAGCGCTTGAGGTATTCGTATTCCAGCGAGAGGCTGGTGTGGCGACCGAGTTTCCAGAGGAACTGCGGGGCGACGGTCCATTGCTCCATGCGTTTGTAGGGGATGTCGTAGTCGGTTTTATGGACGGCCATGTCCACCCGGTAGAGGAATCTTTTGGCTTTATCGAGCGGGCCGGTGGAGGAGGCCTGCGCGCGAAACAGGTTGTCGCTGCCGGTGGCGAACGAGAGGGACTGCTCCGGCTTGGCCTTCGGTTTTTTGGTTATTATATTCACCGTGCCTCCGGGCATCACGGTGCCGTAGATTGAGGCGGCGGCGCCCTTGATGACTTCCATGCGGTCAACATTGACCTTGTCAATCAGGCCGATGCGCCGGAAGCCGTTGCGCAGTTGCACGTTCGCATCGATGCCGCGCACGGAATAGCCGCTGTGCAGCGACTCGTAGCCGACGACGCCGCTGGTGTAGCTGGTCTGCTCGATGAACTCGAAGGCGGTGAAGTCGTCGAGAAACTCACTGGTGACGACATTGACGGAAAACGGCAGGTCGCGGAGCTTGATGGCGACGCGGGTGCCGCTGATGGTCTCCGCCGCGACATACTCGCTCATGGCGCTGGTAGTGACGGTGAACTCCTCCAGCGTCACGATCTCCGAGTCCTCCCCGGTTCCGCCGCCGGGAGAAGGGGCTCCCTGGGCTTGTCCGTTGACGCCAAGGTGAGTCAGGCAAAAGCACATGCAGGCAACTGCCATGCGGCGGGAGACGGAGTTTTGTATCAGTGTATTCATGGGTAATGTCGCAAAATTATTTTCGTGGGGATGCAGTGAAAATCATCAGGCGGGAAACCAGCGGGGCAGTTTTATTGGAGGCTTGAAATTGACTGGGGCAAAATTGATTCGTCCCGCGGCGTCGGAGCAACGCCCATTTCATTCACTCACGCGAACGCAATCAACGCGGCATCCTAATGCAACCAAATGCCAGGCAGATCCTCTGCAGTCATTCCCGTTTTCTGGCCTGTTTTCTTTTCCCGGGGTGGTTCGAGAACGATTTATTAATGAAGTGGCATCACCTTGAGCCGCACCTCCACCGTTCCGCCATACGCGCGCAGAAACACCTGTATATAATCCTGTTTGAGATGTATTACTACCAGGGTCCTGGAGACAGGCTGCATGGTCAAGGCCGGGGGTTTGGAGGCAAAAGCGTTTTGCCGTTCACCCAAACGCCATCGATCATGATTCGTTGCAGGGTTTCCGGGACGCCACGCTCGCCGCGGTGAATCATGGAGACAACCGTATCCACCGCGACCTCGCCAATATGCACGGAATTTTCGTAAACGCCGGACCATGGATCGTGCCTCGACGGGAAGAACGGGCACACCACGCCAACGTCCTCCGGGATTTTCAGCCCCGCGTCGCGGATGCGTTGTATAAAACGCCCGCCGCTGCTCGCGATCACCACCTCGGGGCGGTGCAGCTCATACCAGGACTTGAAATCATCCGTCGCGATGAGCGGCGGGATGAGTGGCGACCCGCCCGTGCGCAGATATTCCTCCGCCAGATAAGCCCCCAGATAATTGTGATCGACGACCTCATTGTGGTGCAGGGTGAACACAAAGCCGATTCGCTTGTAACCCATCCCCAGCAGACTGCGCATTGTCAGTTTCAACCCGCGAAACTGCGCCGATCCCACCGTGTGCAATTGCGGTTTTTTAAGGGAATAGCCGAAAGCCACCGCCGAGAATTTTTCCCAAGGGAAAGCCGTCAAATCCACATCCGTCCGGGGCTGCGGGGTCACCAGGATGCCACGAATATTGCGCGCCGCGAGGATGGCCCCCATGCGGGCAAGGGTCATGCCGGGGGGATTTGCAAGATCGAATATCTCTATATTATATCCATAACGCTTTGCGCGGTTCACCGCGCCCTCATGATACTCGTGGAAAATCGGACGCCAGTCCCATGCGCCCTCATTATTGACCAGCCAGGCGAGGGTGCCTTGGAACGGGCGCTCTTGCCGGTGCACACGGCGGGCGATCAGCGCCGAAAGCATGGGGTCGGGTTTGTAGCCGAGCTTTTCCGCTATCTTATGGATGCGACGGCGGGTCTTCTCCGGGATGCGCGGGTCGTCCTTGAGCGCCAGGCTCACCGTGGTTCGGTGGACTTTTGCGATTTTCGCGATGTCTGCTTGCGTGGGTAATTCCATTTGGGGGCAAACGATGAATTGTTACTTTTCTGCTCTTGCTCGCTTGAGTGAATGACCCGGCAATCCTCTTCCTTGTCAAGTGCAATGACCAGGGTTGCTTTTGCAGGGAGACTCGAAACGAGGACCGTCTGCCGGAATTTTTCCTTCTTATCCTTTCTCTTGGCAAACGGTTGCCTCTCCCGAAACCTCATTCCCCTACCCCGCGCTTCTGACGAAAGATAAAGAAGAAAGAAGGCCCCTTCTTTGCATTGCCTCTTCCACTTCAAATCCGACACCAGAGCCCATTCGCATGAGTGAACACAACAAACGTTGTCTGGACGCGCAAAAACCGGAAATTGGCCGTAAATCACATTACCCAGTACCCGCATCAGGCCCAATCTCAGAAGAAACCCAAGTGCCCGAAATCCCCGCTATTTTTTCGCGCCGCTATCCTCCTTCCCGCCTATCACTGCGTTCGCCAAAACCTCATACCCATAACCCGACAATCACACCACCTCCCCTTGAAATTATGAAATCATATTCCTGCCTTCGAAATTACGCCCTCGCCGGACTACTCGGTGTCCTGTTCCTGGGATTCCCGTCTTTGCACGCCACCGTCATCATGGACGACGACCTCTCGTCCTCCCTGCCCGGCACCACCAACTCCAATGCGCGCAAGACGCTCGACGTGCCGCGCAGCGCCGAGTGGTATGGCTCGACCGCTTCGTCCAGTCTCACCGAAACCACGGGGGCCTTTGCCATGAGCACCACTGGCAACGGCCACTTTATCATCGGCAATTTCACCAACGAAGGCGTGTTCGCCACGGTGCCTGTCGGTGACACGCTGACCATCAGTTTCAAGTTCTCCCTGACTCCGGCGAGCGGCGCCAGTGTGTTGCCGTCCGCCGACGGGGTCGTGCGCATCGGCATATTCAATTCGGCGGGAGGCCGTGCCGCCGCGGATCAAATCGGAGTGTCAAACGCGATTTTCAGGGGATACAATGGATACCTGATGCTGATCAACCCCAATGCCAGCACGAAAAACGCCAATGTCCGGCGGCGCGACGTCGGCAACGACACCGACAGGCAGGCGCTCCTGAACAGCCTGAACGCCTATACAAAACTGATAACCAACGCTGCCAACAACGGTCAGACGGAGCCTCTGACGCCCGATGAAATCTATACAGGCATTTTCAAACTCACCCGACAGGCCGAGAGCAGCCTGTTGTTCGAATTTTCCATCAAAGATGCCGGCGGCGTGGAGAAATGTTATCATACTTACACGGATACCTCGGCAAACAGTGTCACCGCGTTCGATACCTTTGCCATCGGCAAAACGAACGGCACCATCGGCGCGGTCACCGTCCACGGACTGAAGGTGGAAACCGATTCCGCGCGCCCTGTGATTGTCGGTCCGCTGGGCGACCGCTCGGTGACGGTCGGCGACTCCGTCATCCTGTCTGTCACCGCGGCCAGCGAGTCGCAGACGCATTACCAATGGTTCAAGGACGGCACCCCCATCACCGGCGCACCGGACTCGGCGGTGCTGCGCCTGCCCGGCGCACAGGAGGCGGACGGCGGCGTGTATTCCGTGACCGTGAGCAACGCCTCGGGGCAAACCGACAGCGCGGCGGGCACGCTCACCGTCAGCCCCGCGCCCGCCCAAACATGGACCTCGGACTGGGCGACGCCCGACAGCGCGGGCCGTTTCAGCTACCAGAGCGACGCGGAAGGCAACCGCATTCCCGATTTCAGCCACGCCGGCTACATGGGCGGCGGCGTGGAACCCCCGCTCGTCGGCTCCGGCAGCGGCCAGGTGCCGGTGAAAAAAAACGTGTCTGCCTCCGCCGGTGACAACCTCGCGCAAATCCAGGCCGCGATTGACGAGGTCGGCGCAATGACGCCCGACGAAAACGGCTACCGCGGCGCGGTGCTGCTTGCGAAGGGTCTCTACGAAGTCAGCGACACGATTCGCATCCCCTACTCCGGCGTGGTGCTGGCCGGCGAGGGCGGCGCCTCGGAAGACGCGACGGCCAACACCGTCATCCGCCGCACCGGCACCGGCACGGCCCCAGTGGTCAAAATCGGCGGGCAAAAGGGTGTGAGCGCCGACCCGTATTTTACCGACCAATATGTAGCCGAAATTCCTGATACGCGCAGCAACATCACTTCCGACGTGGTGTATGTCGGGGAAACCAGCTTCCAGGTGGAAAATCCGTCGCTTTACCACGAAGGCGACGCGATTATTATCCGGCACCCCTCCACGCAGGCATGGATTGACGCGGTTGACCAAGGCGGCGCGACGGGCGCGGAGGCGGGTTTCCTGCCGTGGCAGGCGGGCAATTTCGACCTGCGCTACCACCGTTATATTACCAACGTGGATGAGGCGACGAAGACGCTGACCGTGGACGCGCCGGTGTTTAACACGTTGAAAAAGTCGCTTTCGCAAAGCCACGTGTTTCGCTACGACGCGACCGGCATCACCACGCGCTCGGCGGTGGACAATCTTTTTATAGATATCGTGACGGAAGGGCCGAGCACGGAGAACCACGCCATGAACGCGGTCGAATTGGTGGAGACGGAAAACTGCTGGGTGCGCGACACGACCGCGCGGCACTTCGTGTGCGCCGGGATTTACGTCGGCGGCAACAGCACGCGCGCGACGGTGCTGCGCTGCCGGGCCATCGAGCCGCACTCCGCCATCAACGGCTCGCGCCGCTACAATTTCTACGCGAGCGGTGCGCAGTTGGTGCTGTTTCAGGAGTGCTACGCGCGCAACGGCCGACACTCGTTTATCACCGACGGGGCGGGCGCGACGACCTCGGGCATCGTGTTCCTGAACAGCGTGGCCGACTACAGTCTGCACACCGTCGAGGGGCATCGCCACTGGGCGCAAGCGTTGCTTTACGACAACGTGGAAATCCGTCACCCCGCCTACACCGGCCTCCCGAAAACCATCGCGCTGCACAACCGGAAAAACCAAGGCACGGTGCAGAGCCACGGCTGGTCGGCGGCGAACTCGGTGATCTGGCGCAGCAACTCCGGCGGCGCCCCCGACGCGGTTCCCACCTGGGCCATCATCGCGGAAAAACCGCCGACAGCGCAGAACTACGCCATCGGCTGCTTCGGCAACACCACCGACAACAGCACCGGCGGCATTATTGAAGGCACCAACCAAACCGGCCTGAATCCGACCTCGCTCTACAAGGCGCAACTCGAGGAGCGCACCACGCCGCCACCGACCACCACGACCATCACGGGCATCGCACCCGGCATGTTCTTGCCCGGCGAAAGCCTGACGATTCAGGGCAAAGATTTTCCCGGCCCGGACACCGCGACGACGCTGGGCGCGATTACCAAGGTAAGCGTCGGCGGCGTCGAGGTGCCTTCGACCGACTGGCGGCGCGACTCCGACACGATCATCGTGATCACCAGGGTGCCCGCGGGCATCCCCGAGACCGGCAAGGCGGCTATCACGGTCGAGCTGGACAAAATGTCCGACGACGACCCGCCGCAGCCGGTGCATCTCACGCTCGTCATCGAGTCCACCAAGTCGTATTTGCTCACGCCGACCCTCGGACAAATCGCGCCCGCGCACATGACCGCCGGCGGCGACCTCGAGTTCAACGCCTCGCTCTCCAGCGCGTCCATCACCGGCGCGATGTTCGGCTGGGAATACTTCGATGGCGCGGAATGGAAGAGTGTCGCCACGCTCGGCCCGGCCGGCTACGCCACGGCAAACAACGGCGCAGTGCTCACGCTGAAAAAAATTGCGCAAACCCTGAACAACGCGCGGCTCCGCTACACCGCGACCATCGGCAACAACCCGCCGCTGTACAGCAACGAGGTGCTGCTCACGATTGACCCGCCGCACTCGCTCGGCGCATCCGCGCTGGCCGTTGACCACAAGGGCGTCATTTATGCCGCCAACCGCGTCAGAAACACCGTCGAATATATAGACCTCGACGGTGCCATGCACATTCTCGCCGGCGATCCGCTCGACCCGTCCGGCTGGGTTGACGCCGTCGGCCGCGCCGCCCGCTTCAACGCCCCGCGCGGCCTCGCGCTGGGCAGCGGCACCCTCTTCGTGGCCGACACCGGCAACAACGTCATCCGCGCCGTGGACCTTGC
This genomic stretch from Termitidicoccus mucosus harbors:
- a CDS encoding alpha-galactosidase, with the protein product MNPPKTFNIPPHAIVMEYHYVDKSDEHGEIAWGRSLQLHPSEKRLELRANLVAFEQPGTGRGFVWVRLAPTARVRTWDAEPALTLVSGPDGWMATPGATAVSCEEVTLAYEGGASGRTRALQRWQRGLQPYKPGRDGVLLSNTWGDRSRADRICEIFIITEIDRASELGVEVIQLDDGWQKGRTINTIQEGGIWSGFWAAAPDYWTPDPERFPRGLEPVMVHARRRGVGVGLWYAPDSSDDFANWEKDAAMLIDLWQRHGVRHFKLDGVKLLSPSCERRFRALLDRLRDASDGDIIADLDTTAEARLGFWGRPAGAAIFVENRYTDWRNYYPHSTLRALWTLAQTIHPMRLRMEFLNAERNDALYAGDPLRPALYQADYLFASVMLASPLAWFENTGLSPCFITTLKPLVALWKQWRPEFYDNDVLPLGAPPDGYSWTGFAVINGGGYALHLLIFREGATSDRQTIDLPAVAASQYKLLAGQGEARIENGRLHVHLPSPRTFCWLRADARLPEE
- a CDS encoding class I mannose-6-phosphate isomerase; amino-acid sequence: MNPPTCRGRFFKLPPNRVWRSYQGGRTLDEIAGDENPADGHFPEDWIASLTAASNPVPSSPDEGLSAVELDGKKHLLRDLIAVDPLHFLGRAHLDHFGPNPHILVKFLDSAIRLHFQVHPSREFARRFLDAPSGKTEAYHVLGVRPGHEGVLWLGFQRPPSRGELRRMIEAQDIPALKACFDPVRVRPGDTFIVPGGTPHALGSGLFVVEMQEPSDLVVRFEFERGGYVLPESARFMKRGLDFCLDIFDLAPRPLTDTGNPFKCAPARSRALSAQSREDDLINSEFFRMKKLRVADTVTLAPDSFTLAIVTSGACRATALSSGYSATLSPYEKIVLPAALGPLRLDPLAHAEILLCQPPVPSF
- a CDS encoding uroporphyrinogen decarboxylase family protein, translated to MMRPKNSQCDDTAQSRPKTADRSEIEAVLRCEPSRAAPLFLPAIYEHKAWFVQCTPSAVARDSRLMARALLAEYETLAPDALTVGIDVYNIEAEAVGCSVVYYEGADTSVPSIGNHVFREGDDLTGAPLPHPLRDGRMPINIQAACDVRRALGADFWLRGAVSGPFSLAVSLVGADALFMACLESPEWVNGVLDYARHVVQEYAKAYIDIGAGLMIFDSQASPALISPAMYERLVLPVTQKLIQWMAAQGVRDVPLVIGGDTLPIARSLVQTGANNLLCDFTADVTAWLDICREARCALRRNISPSLLQTESPEQIYAHARAEVTRGTGFPGFIMGTGVIPYGTPSENLLAVRQACRDSA
- a CDS encoding LacI family DNA-binding transcriptional regulator; translation: MELPTQADIAKIAKVHRTTVSLALKDDPRIPEKTRRRIHKIAEKLGYKPDPMLSALIARRVHRQERPFQGTLAWLVNNEGAWDWRPIFHEYHEGAVNRAKRYGYNIEIFDLANPPGMTLARMGAILAARNIRGILVTPQPRTDVDLTAFPWEKFSAVAFGYSLKKPQLHTVGSAQFRGLKLTMRSLLGMGYKRIGFVFTLHHNEVVDHNYLGAYLAEEYLRTGGSPLIPPLIATDDFKSWYELHRPEVVIASSGGRFIQRIRDAGLKIPEDVGVVCPFFPSRHDPWSGVYENSVHIGEVAVDTVVSMIHRGERGVPETLQRIMIDGVWVNGKTLLPPNPRP
- a CDS encoding TonB-dependent siderophore receptor, yielding MNTLIQNSVSRRMAVACMCFCLTHLGVNGQAQGAPSPGGGTGEDSEIVTLEEFTVTTSAMSEYVAAETISGTRVAIKLRDLPFSVNVVTSEFLDDFTAFEFIEQTSYTSGVVGYESLHSGYSVRGIDANVQLRNGFRRIGLIDKVNVDRMEVIKGAAASIYGTVMPGGTVNIITKKPKAKPEQSLSFATGSDNLFRAQASSTGPLDKAKRFLYRVDMAVHKTDYDIPYKRMEQWTVAPQFLWKLGRHTSLSLEYEYLKRYDDATAYIPYAISLQPDLWRRQPGDGLFPDQDTPNTALIYGDTNAIHNPALFNFNAAGPNSKQSRYTHTVSATFEHRFTRNISLRSSFNWYERGRTRSEFSGRNVYDPTSDSIAAGTAVYWPNGQGSAAWQTDLLANWKTGALNHVTLFTLDFQRLTEWQKRYDGNTQNVRIVNTVTGAAATRAIPLIYPGAREAIAALPTAVVGNATLPYLELNGVGSHWMLGEADTVLNYNTTLGIPRSNAYNKFYRYEDYPELYHAQSYDEDNSLDIYGAFLSHRITLWENRATLFGGVRYDYLDNHARDFLGGTDRARANDAVSYQFGANFRIVNSLTAYVNMASSFTPDFTAGSRPKYDEDTGTMRLETFDIPNEHGVSKEIGFKAGLFGEKLVFTLAYFDIKRENIKREARYFDEASNAEVLYDVINGSETSKGVEFDYNWAIIPNQLQIFGQYGYIKSEIHNAGSTPGFNGGPTLRTPEHRAATGVKYNFRSGPLKGLYITAGFRYEGRSRGVSGSARRIRGTQVTDTLPFVNNPYPNGDLPFPNEPAGKVLYAADAANDLVIYLPDGRETIYNPTYRLFEAGVGYSWKTGRTRHKIQLNVRNLFDEIYTYGANAPGAERNFVFTYEIKY